The proteins below come from a single Cottoperca gobio chromosome 11, fCotGob3.1, whole genome shotgun sequence genomic window:
- the LOC115015696 gene encoding death-associated protein kinase 2 isoform X1, with amino-acid sequence MAVFKPENVEDFYEIGEVLGSGHFAQVRQVRERATGTCWAGKFLKIRKNTCSRLGLDRSSLEQEVEILQAVQHPNIVTLKDVFESRAEVVLILELVSGGELFDFIAEKENLLESEAIEFMKQILEGLGFLHSKNIAHFDLKPENIMLSDKAAPHPNIKLIDFGLAHRFHQGEEYRSTSGTPQYIAPEVMNSEPLSTAGDMWSIGVITYILLSGLSPFQGETDAETLRNISVMNYEFAAQYFSMTSSMAKDFIQKLLVKNLNDRMTAEECLLHPWIKPITRKQVAKRNRSSINMKNFKKFNARRKWKMSYNMVWMCNRLVRLKLLCKGSSDPDPLQVPSACCLRGEVVEECFECTMSGVSAILLWSATEEPRKRPKTM; translated from the exons ATGGCAGTCTTCAAGCCTGAAAATGTGGAAGACTTCTATGAGATTGGCGAAGTTCTGGGAAG TGGGCATTTTGCTCAGGTCCGACAGGTTCGTGAGCGGGCCACTGGGACTTGTTGGGCAGGCAAGTTCCTGAAGATTCGTAAGAACACGTGCAGCCGTCTGGGCCTGGACAGGAGCAGTTtggagcaggaggtggagaTCCTCCAAGCTGTTCAACATCCAAACATTGTTACTCTCAAAGACGTTTTTGAGAGCCGAGCTGAGGTGGTGCTCATTCTggagct TGTTAGTGGAGGGGAGCTGTTTGACTTCATTGCTGAGAAGGAGAACCTGCTGGAGAGTGAGGCTATTGAGTTCATGAAGCAGATCCTGGAGGGGCTGGGATTCTTGCACAGCAAAAACATCGCCCACTTTGACCTCAAG CCAGAAAACATCATGTTGTCAGACAAAGCGGCACCACACCCCAACATCAAACTCATCGACTTTGGCCTCGCCCACCGTTTTCATCAGGGGGAGGAGTACAGAAGCACAAGTGGCACCCCGCAGTACATCG ccccTGAGGTGATGAACAGTGAACCTCTGAGCACAGCAGGAGATATGTG GAGCATCGGAGTAATTACCTACATACT attGAGCGGGTTGTCACCATTCCAAGGTGAGACTGATGCAGAGACTCTGAGAAACATCAGTGTCATGAACTACGAGTTTGCTGCACAGTATTTCAGCATGACCAGCTCCATGGCCAAAGACTTCATCCAGAAACTCTTGGTGAAAAATCTCAA TGATAGAATGACAGCAGAGGAGTGTCTGCTCCATCCATGGATTAAG CCCATCACACGCAAACAGGTGGCCAAAAGGAATCGATCGTCAATCAATATGAAGAACTTTAAGAAGTTCAACGCTAGAAGGAAATGGAAG ATGTCCTATAACATGGTGTGGATGTGTAACCGACTGGTCCGGTTGAAGCTGCTGTGTAAGGGCAGCTCAGATCCAGATCCTCTACAG GTACCATCAGCATGCTGTCTGAGAGGAGAGGTTGTGGAGGAATGTTTTGAATGTACCATGAGTGGTGTTAGCGCCATTCTCCTCTGGTCAGCCACAGAAGAACCAAGAAAAAGACCCA AGACAATGTGA
- the LOC115015696 gene encoding death-associated protein kinase 2 isoform X3 has protein sequence MAVFKPENVEDFYEIGEVLGSGHFAQVRQVRERATGTCWAGKFLKIRKNTCSRLGLDRSSLEQEVEILQAVQHPNIVTLKDVFESRAEVVLILELVSGGELFDFIAEKENLLESEAIEFMKQILEGLGFLHSKNIAHFDLKPENIMLSDKAAPHPNIKLIDFGLAHRFHQGEEYRSTSGTPQYIAPEVMNSEPLSTAGDMWSIGVITYILLSGLSPFQGETDAETLRNISVMNYEFAAQYFSMTSSMAKDFIQKLLVKNLNDRMTAEECLLHPWIKPITRKQVAKRNRSSINMKNFKKFNARRKWKMSYNMVWMCNRLVRLKLLCKGSSDPDPLQTLIEA, from the exons ATGGCAGTCTTCAAGCCTGAAAATGTGGAAGACTTCTATGAGATTGGCGAAGTTCTGGGAAG TGGGCATTTTGCTCAGGTCCGACAGGTTCGTGAGCGGGCCACTGGGACTTGTTGGGCAGGCAAGTTCCTGAAGATTCGTAAGAACACGTGCAGCCGTCTGGGCCTGGACAGGAGCAGTTtggagcaggaggtggagaTCCTCCAAGCTGTTCAACATCCAAACATTGTTACTCTCAAAGACGTTTTTGAGAGCCGAGCTGAGGTGGTGCTCATTCTggagct TGTTAGTGGAGGGGAGCTGTTTGACTTCATTGCTGAGAAGGAGAACCTGCTGGAGAGTGAGGCTATTGAGTTCATGAAGCAGATCCTGGAGGGGCTGGGATTCTTGCACAGCAAAAACATCGCCCACTTTGACCTCAAG CCAGAAAACATCATGTTGTCAGACAAAGCGGCACCACACCCCAACATCAAACTCATCGACTTTGGCCTCGCCCACCGTTTTCATCAGGGGGAGGAGTACAGAAGCACAAGTGGCACCCCGCAGTACATCG ccccTGAGGTGATGAACAGTGAACCTCTGAGCACAGCAGGAGATATGTG GAGCATCGGAGTAATTACCTACATACT attGAGCGGGTTGTCACCATTCCAAGGTGAGACTGATGCAGAGACTCTGAGAAACATCAGTGTCATGAACTACGAGTTTGCTGCACAGTATTTCAGCATGACCAGCTCCATGGCCAAAGACTTCATCCAGAAACTCTTGGTGAAAAATCTCAA TGATAGAATGACAGCAGAGGAGTGTCTGCTCCATCCATGGATTAAG CCCATCACACGCAAACAGGTGGCCAAAAGGAATCGATCGTCAATCAATATGAAGAACTTTAAGAAGTTCAACGCTAGAAGGAAATGGAAG ATGTCCTATAACATGGTGTGGATGTGTAACCGACTGGTCCGGTTGAAGCTGCTGTGTAAGGGCAGCTCAGATCCAGATCCTCTACAG ACCCTAATCGAGGCGTAG
- the LOC115015696 gene encoding death-associated protein kinase 2 isoform X2 has translation MAVFKPENVEDFYEIGEVLGSGHFAQVRQVRERATGTCWAGKFLKIRKNTCSRLGLDRSSLEQEVEILQAVQHPNIVTLKDVFESRAEVVLILELVSGGELFDFIAEKENLLESEAIEFMKQILEGLGFLHSKNIAHFDLKPENIMLSDKAAPHPNIKLIDFGLAHRFHQGEEYRSTSGTPQYIAPEVMNSEPLSTAGDMWSIGVITYILLSGLSPFQGETDAETLRNISVMNYEFAAQYFSMTSSMAKDFIQKLLVKNLNDRMTAEECLLHPWIKPITRKQVAKRNRSSINMKNFKKFNARRKWKMSYNMVWMCNRLVRLKLLCKGSSDPDPLQRQCESDAEDAESKPASLLRRRLSSSS, from the exons ATGGCAGTCTTCAAGCCTGAAAATGTGGAAGACTTCTATGAGATTGGCGAAGTTCTGGGAAG TGGGCATTTTGCTCAGGTCCGACAGGTTCGTGAGCGGGCCACTGGGACTTGTTGGGCAGGCAAGTTCCTGAAGATTCGTAAGAACACGTGCAGCCGTCTGGGCCTGGACAGGAGCAGTTtggagcaggaggtggagaTCCTCCAAGCTGTTCAACATCCAAACATTGTTACTCTCAAAGACGTTTTTGAGAGCCGAGCTGAGGTGGTGCTCATTCTggagct TGTTAGTGGAGGGGAGCTGTTTGACTTCATTGCTGAGAAGGAGAACCTGCTGGAGAGTGAGGCTATTGAGTTCATGAAGCAGATCCTGGAGGGGCTGGGATTCTTGCACAGCAAAAACATCGCCCACTTTGACCTCAAG CCAGAAAACATCATGTTGTCAGACAAAGCGGCACCACACCCCAACATCAAACTCATCGACTTTGGCCTCGCCCACCGTTTTCATCAGGGGGAGGAGTACAGAAGCACAAGTGGCACCCCGCAGTACATCG ccccTGAGGTGATGAACAGTGAACCTCTGAGCACAGCAGGAGATATGTG GAGCATCGGAGTAATTACCTACATACT attGAGCGGGTTGTCACCATTCCAAGGTGAGACTGATGCAGAGACTCTGAGAAACATCAGTGTCATGAACTACGAGTTTGCTGCACAGTATTTCAGCATGACCAGCTCCATGGCCAAAGACTTCATCCAGAAACTCTTGGTGAAAAATCTCAA TGATAGAATGACAGCAGAGGAGTGTCTGCTCCATCCATGGATTAAG CCCATCACACGCAAACAGGTGGCCAAAAGGAATCGATCGTCAATCAATATGAAGAACTTTAAGAAGTTCAACGCTAGAAGGAAATGGAAG ATGTCCTATAACATGGTGTGGATGTGTAACCGACTGGTCCGGTTGAAGCTGCTGTGTAAGGGCAGCTCAGATCCAGATCCTCTACAG AGACAATGTGAAAGCGACGCTGAGGACGCAGAAAGCAAGCCTGCCTCTCTGCTGCGTCGAAGACTCAGCAGCAGTTCATAG
- the LOC115015700 gene encoding tropomyosin alpha-3 chain-like, with amino-acid sequence MEAIKKKMLMLKLDKENALDQAEQAEADKKAAEERSKQHEDEILQMQKKLKGTEDELDKYSEALKDAQEKLEVADKKAADAEAEVASLNRRIQLVEEELDRAQERLATALQKLEEAEKAADESERGMKVIENRAQKDEEKMELQEIQLKEAKHIAEEADRKYEEVARKLVIVEAELERTEERAELAEAKCAELEEELKNVTNNLKSMEAQAEKYSQKEDKYEEELKILTDKLKEAETRAEFAERSVAKLEKTIDDLEDELYAQKLKYKAISEELDHALNDMTSI; translated from the exons ATGGAGGCCATCAAAAAGAAGATGCTTATGCTGAAGCTGGACAAGGAGAATGCACTGGACCAAGCTGAACAAGCTGAAGCAGACAAGAAAGCAGCCGAAGAGAGAAGCAAGCAG CATGAAGACGAAATTCTGCAAATGCAGAAGAAGCTAAAGGGGACGGAGGATGAGCTTGACAAATACTCTGAGGCTCTGAAGGATGCTCAGGAGAAGCTTGAGGTGGCCGACAAGAAGGCTGCCGAT GCTGAGGCAGAAGTGGCTTCCCTGAACAGACGTATCcagctggtggaggaggagttGGACCGAGCTCAGGAGAGACTGGCAACGGCTCTGCAGAAGCTGGAGGAGGCTGAGAAGGCTGCTGATGAGAGCGAGAG aggtATGAAGGTGATTGAGAACAGGGCTCAGAAGGATGAAGAGAAGATGGAGCTTCAGGAGATTCAGCTCAAGGAGGCTAAACACATCGCAGAGGAGGCCGACCGCAAGTATGAGGAG GTGGCTCGTAAGCTGGTGATTGTAGAAGCAGAGCTGGAGCGTACAGAGGAGAGGGCAGAGCTGGCTGAGGC TAAATGTgctgagctggaggaggaacTGAAGAACGTCACCAATAACCTGAAGTCTATGGAGGCCCAGGCTGAGAAG TACTCTCAAAAGGAGGACAAGTATGAGGAAGAGCTCAAGATCCTGACTGACAAGCTGAAAGAG GCTGAGACTCGAGCTGAGTTTGCTGAGAGGTCTGTGGCCAAGCTGGAGAAGACTATTGATGATCTGGAAG aTGAGCTTTATGCACAGAAACTCAAGTACAAAGCCATCAGTGAGGAACTGGACCACGCGCTCAATGACATGACCTCTAT CTAA